In a single window of the Phycisphaerales bacterium genome:
- a CDS encoding FkbM family methyltransferase, which produces MILRAIRDLCFPRGVSPRTIRFGLARGERLLIDFRYDTAFYFGTYESELNPYILSYVRAGSKCFDVGGHRGWDAIIFAKLSMCEVVSFEANAANVKFLRESAACSGRLITVVEKYVTACAQSEREITLDTAAVQYFMPDFIKIDVEGAELHVLQGAEDILRKRKPSLVIEVHSVLLESQCIELLRSFGYMPIIVNRKWRIGRERRGKGHNRWLVCGGESDAQGVS; this is translated from the coding sequence TTGATTCTCAGAGCCATCCGAGATCTGTGCTTCCCTCGAGGAGTCTCGCCAAGAACCATTCGGTTCGGTTTGGCGCGTGGTGAGCGCCTTCTGATTGATTTCCGCTACGATACAGCATTTTACTTTGGAACATATGAGTCGGAGTTAAATCCGTACATCCTTAGCTATGTTCGTGCGGGGTCAAAGTGCTTCGACGTTGGTGGGCATCGTGGATGGGATGCAATCATCTTTGCAAAATTATCAATGTGTGAGGTTGTAAGTTTCGAGGCGAACGCAGCAAATGTAAAATTCCTGCGTGAATCAGCGGCATGTTCGGGACGGTTGATTACTGTGGTTGAGAAGTATGTTACGGCATGTGCGCAAAGCGAGAGAGAGATAACGCTGGACACCGCTGCCGTGCAGTATTTCATGCCTGACTTCATCAAGATTGACGTGGAGGGCGCAGAACTCCATGTTCTCCAGGGGGCCGAGGACATCCTCCGCAAGCGTAAGCCATCTCTTGTGATCGAAGTACACAGCGTGTTATTAGAGAGCCAGTGCATCGAGTTGCTGCGATCTTTTGGGTATATGCCGATCATTGTGAACCGGAAGTGGCGAATAGGTCGAGAGCGTCGTGGGAAAGGCCATAACCGCTGGCTTGTCTGCGGTGGTGAATCCGATGCGCAAGGAGTATCATGA
- a CDS encoding glycosyltransferase family 4 protein, producing the protein MMVRRLGIGSYSVVVNANLDWWGGAMAEKLGEAAFVVVHARWIGEDILRRYSRVSAGHLVYAPVGVETAKWTMTTVGGVRHDSTFRIVSVGRLHPSKGHDVLIRAVAELRAAGMSVELRIIGSGPAEHELCRVIGEHDLQEYVMLLGSRSEDDVMAELRNASAFALASHAEPLGVVYMEAMALGLPVVGTAAGGVGEIITPGETGLLVPPNDVSAMAEAIRMLCSDRALCERLGAAARASIVTHYDAAIGAQRLRNVLQSVTTE; encoded by the coding sequence ATGATGGTTCGACGCTTGGGTATTGGCAGCTACTCGGTCGTCGTTAATGCAAATCTCGACTGGTGGGGTGGGGCTATGGCCGAAAAGCTCGGCGAAGCCGCATTCGTAGTGGTGCATGCTCGCTGGATTGGAGAGGACATCCTCCGTCGGTATTCTAGGGTGTCGGCGGGTCATTTAGTCTATGCACCAGTTGGTGTGGAGACGGCGAAATGGACAATGACTACGGTCGGTGGAGTACGTCATGATAGTACCTTTCGAATAGTGAGTGTGGGGCGCTTGCATCCCTCCAAGGGACATGATGTGCTAATCCGTGCAGTTGCGGAGCTGCGCGCTGCGGGTATGTCGGTTGAGCTCCGGATCATAGGGTCAGGGCCTGCTGAGCATGAATTGTGTCGCGTGATCGGTGAGCATGATCTGCAGGAGTATGTTATGCTCTTAGGTTCACGCAGCGAAGACGACGTGATGGCGGAATTACGTAACGCAAGTGCTTTTGCACTAGCATCACATGCGGAGCCGCTTGGTGTTGTTTATATGGAAGCAATGGCGCTGGGCCTGCCTGTGGTGGGCACGGCAGCGGGGGGCGTAGGTGAGATCATCACGCCCGGCGAGACTGGTCTTCTAGTTCCACCGAATGATGTAAGTGCGATGGCGGAAGCAATCCGCATGCTCTGCTCGGACCGTGCACTGTGCGAGCGACTTGGTGCAGCGGCACGTGCATCCATCGTCACTCACTATGATGCGGCCATAGGTGCCCAGCGTCTACGGAATGTGCTTCAGAGTGTGACGACTGAATAG
- a CDS encoding PKD domain-containing protein, which translates to MTTRKLVLTLLLISSAITVGTLAGCGGATPTNPLDPDAWSGDIWNNPNGVGGLAAQSSPRAGVVPLTTELRATGSSPNGTFVAFDWDFDDGSTGSGETVYHTFNAPGLYAVQLTAIDATQAAFSATTEVLAIPPVTLEAATGNNLTVAFSARTLQGFEAFLPAATAFRWDFGDGSNASTADPNVSHTYAQAGLWTVTLSLVLPFGPVAVASTAVNLTAVAGVVDAAPPIADAGPDQTVNSATVVYLDGTNSTGHGLPLAYAWQQLSGPRVTLDAPNAPQPAFVAPPVVATTALVFQLTVTAGAQSANDTVTVTVKSTREDPSGNQPPVADAGSNDSYIDTDKDGQETVILNGSRSYDPDEGDSIVSYQWFLGQTLLYQGATPYATVVLPIGVHTITLIVTDTFGATGQVSVQISVVAPTNLPPVAHAGPDQTHVDTDNNGTHQVTLDGSASSDPDGTIDSYLWLSGPSGNQTTLVSAAEPVVEVTLPVGIHDITLVVTDNDGGSAADNLRVTILAAGPSLTVTPTAAFHSAGNPGGPFDPPSQSYTLRNDGGQPLNWSAAKTQGWVALSATGGTLAAGATATVTASLHSNANVLSSGTHTDTLTFTNTSNNAGTTTRSVTLTVNPPPGTLTVSPTSVYTLSGTQGGPFTPASRAYTLQNTGGQTLNWSATKTATWLTLSSPTSGTLAAGAQTTVTVSVNNNANALTANSYSDTLTFTNTTDGSGTTTRAVALTVNPPAGTLSVTPATAFSSSGNQGGPFAPNSQAYTLTNTGGQSLNWSASKTKSWLTLSPTSGTLAAGATATLTVSINNNANALSAGTQTDTVNITNTTNGNGSTTRGVTLTITALPAAMSVSPATSYTPGGPQGGPFTPASASYTVTNSGGQNMTWTVAKTAVWLSLSANGGTLTPGGSATVTVNLNSNAEQLVAGNYSDTVTFTNTTNGNGTATRAVALSITAPPGCLAVTPGDGLSATGSEGGPFGPSSKTYTLTNSGGQPLNWTAAKTKPWVTLSKASGTLAAGASDTVTVTLNASANDLGSAVHSDTVTFTNTTNACGNAPRPVVLSISPAGGGDPPMTTASRTGGVAPLGVFFDVIDTPAPAWTSGVVQPRGFGDHPTNTTGVRITRVTANTPLGAGTLTFGAAAKTLRWAAPGHPAGPTVDVSAGGNFALPSGSGSSALHVWVNPAALPASNKTDTISIENGGLNADWASFHYEWDFGNPAPGDASPTDPLWYWERGAKKSDGSWFAKNKAFGWNAAHVYEQPGTYTVTLRIIDDVDNEYTYQQTVTVEDPEVAFHPPHGQTYYFAASGNDTTGTGTQASPYRSFDKAMTLLAPNVRVLFKRGDSFPVTTGTTRNTDGPSLVGAYGAGDRPKFAIIGSSAFVNGGGMVDTRFVDLWIAGTYPTESAPGSGFASLGNGSIALRTRVDNMNGGFSLSWRTNNIVQDCEVHDTKKYHVWVGDNLRTAFLGCVLRKNNEEALLRTYTSKLLLSYNDFRAETTSKYGIRLMCSDEVGREGRWLSCLANYFPDGQVTGAGDSSTLMPAHVMIAGNYFENYNQNSPAFVQFNGCDRLTVVNNRAVSWRPASLVALLTGYLNNNYYHRNVRVLNNSMYVDPSSNDHRWARYSSISAQIIANGYGFEFLNNAFGTTAVTDTASSFFLSIADATAVRSDYNSIHLPSIPNPFRLNGTGYNLAAWQAIGMDLASTLASPQFSGIESGSLALTASSPCIGAGTPSVLPWCRVDTNGIPRPTGSVSIGAVEP; encoded by the coding sequence ATGACGACCCGCAAGCTGGTCCTCACCCTCCTCCTCATCAGTAGTGCGATCACGGTGGGCACCTTGGCTGGCTGTGGGGGCGCCACGCCCACGAACCCCCTCGATCCGGATGCGTGGAGTGGTGACATCTGGAACAATCCCAACGGTGTCGGCGGCCTCGCGGCCCAATCCAGCCCACGCGCTGGAGTAGTCCCCCTCACCACCGAGCTCCGCGCCACCGGGAGTTCGCCCAACGGCACTTTCGTGGCCTTCGATTGGGACTTCGATGATGGCTCTACGGGCTCAGGTGAAACGGTTTATCACACTTTCAACGCCCCCGGCCTCTATGCCGTCCAGCTCACCGCGATCGATGCCACCCAGGCCGCCTTCTCCGCCACTACCGAGGTGCTCGCTATACCGCCCGTGACCCTCGAAGCCGCGACCGGAAATAACTTGACCGTCGCCTTCAGCGCCCGTACCCTCCAAGGGTTCGAGGCGTTCCTCCCGGCGGCCACGGCCTTCCGGTGGGATTTTGGGGATGGAAGCAACGCCAGCACGGCGGATCCCAACGTGAGCCACACTTACGCCCAAGCCGGCCTTTGGACCGTAACGCTCTCGCTGGTCCTGCCCTTTGGGCCAGTGGCGGTTGCCAGCACCGCGGTCAACCTTACCGCCGTCGCGGGCGTCGTCGACGCCGCCCCACCCATTGCCGATGCCGGCCCCGACCAGACTGTCAACAGCGCTACCGTCGTCTACTTGGACGGCACGAACAGTACTGGCCACGGCCTCCCGCTCGCCTACGCCTGGCAGCAACTCAGCGGTCCGCGCGTCACGCTCGACGCCCCTAACGCACCGCAACCCGCGTTCGTCGCACCACCGGTCGTCGCAACTACGGCCCTGGTCTTCCAGCTTACCGTGACCGCCGGCGCGCAGTCGGCCAACGACACCGTCACGGTCACGGTCAAGTCCACGCGCGAAGACCCGTCCGGCAACCAGCCCCCGGTCGCCGACGCCGGCTCAAATGACTCTTACATCGACACCGACAAGGACGGTCAGGAAACCGTCATCCTCAACGGCTCACGCAGCTACGATCCCGACGAAGGCGACAGTATCGTCAGCTACCAGTGGTTTCTCGGCCAGACGCTGCTCTACCAAGGTGCTACGCCCTACGCAACGGTCGTACTCCCGATCGGGGTCCATACCATCACCCTGATTGTCACCGACACCTTCGGAGCCACCGGCCAGGTCTCCGTGCAGATCAGCGTCGTTGCCCCGACCAACCTGCCGCCCGTCGCCCATGCCGGCCCCGATCAGACGCATGTCGATACTGACAACAATGGCACGCACCAAGTCACCCTCGATGGCAGTGCCAGCAGCGATCCCGACGGCACCATTGATTCTTACCTCTGGCTCTCCGGCCCGTCCGGCAACCAGACCACCCTCGTCAGCGCCGCCGAGCCGGTCGTCGAGGTCACGCTCCCCGTGGGCATTCACGACATCACCCTCGTCGTCACCGACAACGACGGTGGCTCTGCCGCCGACAACTTGCGCGTAACCATTCTCGCAGCCGGCCCGTCCCTGACCGTCACCCCCACCGCCGCCTTCCACAGCGCCGGCAACCCCGGGGGGCCGTTCGACCCCCCGTCGCAATCCTACACCCTCAGGAACGATGGCGGTCAACCCCTCAACTGGTCCGCCGCCAAGACGCAGGGCTGGGTCGCGCTTTCCGCCACCGGCGGAACGCTCGCCGCTGGCGCAACGGCCACCGTCACGGCCTCGCTCCACAGCAATGCGAATGTGCTCAGTTCCGGTACGCACACGGATACGCTTACCTTCACCAATACGAGCAACAACGCCGGCACGACGACCCGCAGTGTCACCCTGACGGTCAACCCACCACCGGGTACGCTCACCGTCAGCCCGACCAGCGTGTACACCCTCAGCGGCACCCAGGGCGGCCCCTTTACTCCCGCCAGCCGCGCCTACACGCTCCAGAACACCGGCGGCCAGACCCTCAACTGGTCCGCCACCAAGACGGCTACCTGGCTGACGCTCTCGTCACCCACCAGCGGCACGCTCGCCGCCGGTGCGCAGACCACCGTCACCGTTAGTGTGAACAACAATGCCAACGCGCTGACCGCCAACAGCTACAGCGACACCCTCACCTTCACCAACACCACCGACGGCTCCGGCACCACCACGCGCGCCGTCGCCCTCACCGTGAACCCGCCGGCTGGCACGCTCAGTGTCACCCCGGCCACCGCGTTCAGCAGTTCCGGCAACCAGGGCGGCCCCTTCGCCCCCAATTCACAGGCCTACACCCTCACCAACACCGGCGGCCAGTCGCTCAACTGGTCCGCCTCTAAGACGAAGTCATGGCTTACCCTCTCCCCCACCAGCGGCACCCTCGCCGCCGGTGCCACCGCCACGCTCACCGTCTCCATCAATAACAACGCCAATGCGCTCAGCGCCGGCACCCAGACCGACACCGTCAACATCACCAACACCACCAATGGCAACGGCAGCACGACCCGCGGGGTCACGCTCACCATCACCGCGCTCCCCGCGGCTATGAGCGTTTCCCCCGCCACCAGCTACACCCCCGGCGGACCGCAGGGCGGCCCCTTCACGCCCGCCTCCGCCAGCTACACGGTCACCAACTCCGGCGGCCAGAATATGACCTGGACCGTCGCCAAGACGGCCGTCTGGCTCTCACTCAGTGCCAACGGCGGCACGCTGACGCCCGGCGGTTCCGCCACCGTCACGGTCAACCTGAACAGTAACGCCGAGCAGCTCGTCGCGGGTAATTACAGTGACACCGTCACCTTCACCAACACCACCAACGGCAATGGCACCGCCACGCGTGCCGTCGCCCTCAGCATCACCGCACCCCCGGGCTGCCTCGCCGTCACCCCCGGCGACGGCTTGAGCGCCACCGGCTCCGAGGGTGGCCCCTTCGGACCCAGCAGTAAGACCTACACCCTCACCAACTCGGGCGGCCAGCCCCTCAACTGGACCGCCGCCAAGACGAAGCCCTGGGTCACGCTGTCCAAGGCCAGCGGCACCCTCGCTGCCGGCGCCTCCGACACGGTCACCGTCACGCTGAACGCCAGCGCCAACGACCTCGGCAGCGCCGTCCACAGCGACACCGTCACCTTCACCAACACGACCAACGCCTGCGGAAACGCCCCCCGCCCCGTCGTCCTTAGCATCAGCCCCGCGGGCGGCGGCGATCCGCCGATGACGACCGCCAGCCGAACCGGCGGCGTCGCCCCGCTCGGTGTCTTCTTCGATGTCATCGATACCCCCGCCCCCGCGTGGACCAGCGGCGTCGTGCAGCCGCGCGGCTTCGGCGACCACCCCACCAACACCACCGGCGTGCGCATCACCCGCGTGACGGCCAACACCCCGCTCGGCGCCGGCACTCTGACCTTCGGCGCCGCCGCCAAGACGCTCCGCTGGGCCGCCCCCGGCCACCCCGCCGGCCCCACTGTCGACGTCTCCGCCGGCGGCAACTTCGCGCTCCCCAGCGGCAGCGGCTCCTCGGCCCTGCACGTCTGGGTGAACCCGGCCGCGCTGCCGGCGTCGAACAAGACCGATACGATCTCGATCGAGAACGGCGGGCTGAACGCCGACTGGGCGAGCTTCCACTACGAATGGGATTTCGGGAACCCCGCCCCGGGCGACGCCAGCCCCACCGACCCGCTGTGGTACTGGGAGCGCGGCGCGAAGAAGTCCGACGGCTCGTGGTTTGCGAAGAACAAGGCCTTCGGCTGGAACGCGGCCCACGTCTACGAGCAGCCGGGCACGTACACCGTGACGCTGCGGATCATCGACGATGTGGATAACGAGTACACGTACCAGCAGACCGTGACGGTCGAGGACCCCGAGGTCGCCTTCCACCCGCCGCACGGGCAGACGTACTACTTCGCGGCCAGCGGCAACGACACGACCGGCACCGGGACCCAGGCGAGCCCGTACCGGTCGTTCGACAAGGCGATGACGCTGTTGGCACCGAACGTCCGCGTGCTGTTCAAGCGCGGGGATTCGTTCCCGGTGACGACGGGCACGACTCGGAATACGGATGGGCCGTCACTGGTCGGGGCCTACGGCGCGGGCGACCGGCCGAAGTTCGCGATCATAGGATCGAGCGCATTCGTCAATGGCGGAGGTATGGTAGATACGCGCTTCGTCGACCTTTGGATTGCAGGCACTTATCCTACGGAATCCGCCCCAGGATCGGGCTTCGCGTCGCTTGGGAACGGCTCCATTGCCCTGCGCACGCGCGTGGACAACATGAATGGTGGGTTCAGCCTTAGCTGGCGTACGAACAACATTGTGCAGGATTGCGAGGTTCACGACACCAAGAAGTACCATGTTTGGGTTGGCGACAATTTGCGCACTGCCTTCCTTGGCTGCGTGCTCCGTAAAAACAATGAAGAAGCGCTTCTAAGGACCTATACCAGCAAGCTACTGCTTTCATACAACGACTTCCGCGCGGAAACGACCTCAAAATACGGTATTCGTCTGATGTGCTCCGATGAAGTCGGCCGAGAGGGAAGATGGCTGAGTTGCCTCGCCAACTATTTTCCGGATGGCCAAGTGACTGGTGCTGGTGACAGTAGTACCCTTATGCCTGCTCATGTAATGATCGCCGGCAACTATTTCGAAAATTACAACCAGAACTCACCGGCTTTTGTGCAATTCAATGGTTGCGATCGACTCACTGTCGTCAACAATCGCGCTGTATCATGGAGACCTGCTTCGCTTGTTGCCCTACTGACCGGCTACCTCAATAACAATTACTATCACCGCAACGTGCGTGTGTTGAATAACAGCATGTATGTCGATCCTTCCTCAAATGATCATCGGTGGGCACGCTACTCCTCGATCAGCGCGCAGATCATAGCAAATGGATACGGCTTCGAATTTCTGAATAACGCATTCGGCACCACCGCGGTGACCGATACCGCAAGCAGCTTCTTCCTTTCGATTGCAGACGCCACCGCTGTGCGAAGTGACTATAACAGCATTCATCTGCCATCGATCCCAAACCCATTTCGACTCAACGGAACGGGGTATAATCTTGCCGCTTGGCAGGCGATCGGCATGGACCTCGCTTCTACCTTGGCAAGTCCGCAGTTTAGCGGTATCGAGTCTGGATCTCTTGCATTAACCGCGAGCTCGCCCTGCATCGGCGCAGGCACGCCCAGTGTATTGCCGTGGTGCAGAGTGGATACTAATGGAATCCCCCGACCAACGGGAAGTGTTAGCATTGGTGCTGTGGAGCCATAA
- a CDS encoding glycosyltransferase family 4 protein — MSNQVRVLLLAEACNPDWPSLPIVGYKAARALAEVADVTLVTQVRNKPAIETRGELQDVVYIDNEFVARPFYRLGNLVRGDKRVGWTTAMAFSYPAYLAFEYLAWRRFRTDLRTGRFDVVHRLTPMSPTLPSPLAKWSPVPFVLGPLNGGLRWPREFSAERRREREWLSYIRGAYRLLPYWRSTYRHATVVMGGFGHTCDEVRSACRGTLLDVAEVGYDPEVFHPPAVPRGPRERLTFLFAGRLVPYKCPDVVVRAFVGSAALHGHKLVIAGDGPERPGMERVVVEAGAMDRVEFVGARQQAEVAELMRAADVFVFPSIRELGAGVVVEAMASGLASIVVDYGGPGGLVDERTGIKLPLGTKEELVAGTRRTMERLAADPALVVRLGAAAAEARKKWTWAAKAQQCVAVYSILAQTGPTGKRQMNLVRSGA; from the coding sequence ATGAGCAACCAAGTCCGCGTACTGTTGCTGGCTGAGGCGTGCAATCCGGATTGGCCGTCGTTGCCGATCGTGGGATACAAGGCAGCGCGGGCGCTGGCCGAGGTGGCCGACGTTACGCTCGTGACGCAAGTGCGCAACAAGCCGGCCATCGAGACACGCGGCGAACTTCAGGACGTCGTCTATATCGACAACGAGTTCGTCGCTCGACCCTTCTACCGGCTCGGCAACCTGGTCCGCGGCGACAAGCGCGTCGGCTGGACGACGGCGATGGCGTTCTCCTATCCGGCGTACCTGGCATTCGAGTACCTCGCCTGGCGGCGTTTTCGCACCGACCTGCGGACCGGGCGGTTCGACGTGGTGCACCGGCTGACGCCGATGTCGCCGACATTACCGAGTCCGCTGGCGAAGTGGTCGCCGGTGCCCTTCGTACTCGGTCCACTGAACGGCGGGCTGCGCTGGCCGCGGGAGTTCTCGGCCGAGCGGCGGCGTGAGCGGGAGTGGCTGTCGTACATCCGGGGTGCGTACCGGTTGCTGCCCTACTGGCGGAGCACGTATCGCCATGCAACCGTGGTCATGGGGGGTTTTGGCCACACCTGCGACGAGGTGCGCAGCGCGTGCCGCGGCACGCTCCTGGACGTGGCGGAGGTGGGGTACGACCCGGAGGTGTTCCACCCGCCGGCCGTGCCGCGCGGCCCGCGGGAGCGGCTGACCTTCCTGTTCGCAGGCCGGCTGGTGCCGTACAAGTGCCCGGATGTGGTGGTGCGGGCATTCGTGGGCAGCGCAGCGCTACATGGGCACAAGCTGGTGATCGCGGGGGACGGTCCGGAGCGGCCGGGAATGGAGCGCGTGGTTGTGGAGGCCGGCGCGATGGACCGGGTGGAGTTCGTGGGCGCGCGGCAGCAGGCGGAGGTCGCCGAGTTGATGCGGGCAGCGGATGTGTTCGTGTTCCCCTCCATCCGGGAGTTGGGTGCGGGAGTGGTGGTGGAGGCGATGGCGAGCGGCCTGGCGAGCATCGTGGTGGACTACGGCGGCCCGGGCGGCCTGGTTGACGAGCGAACCGGGATCAAGCTGCCGTTGGGGACGAAGGAGGAACTGGTGGCGGGGACGCGGCGCACGATGGAGCGGCTGGCGGCCGATCCGGCGCTGGTGGTGAGATTGGGAGCGGCGGCGGCGGAAGCCCGGAAGAAGTGGACCTGGGCGGCGAAGGCGCAGCAGTGTGTGGCGGTGTATTCTATACTGGCGCAGACCGGACCAACGGGTAAGCGGCAAATGAATCTCGTGAGGAGTGGAGCTTGA
- a CDS encoding glycosyltransferase family 4 protein, with the protein MYLVVINVPFRGCGSGAAEVTSDWARSLELLRDSFHGRFGPIVVAAPELPPGDGPIGSQASQRLEAERDDITFVRLGDTRWRARQFWWHHREIRAKCRDLARQADVVHCGINNLWQPYSYFGFRAALWAGATTVFVQDGDAIGRLFDLVAGAAWHRRTFTTLYCRLYYELTRRAVARADLSLLKGHAVNARYAQHARCARDFYNTTFAEDDIIGADALAAKRALIQQEGPIHCLALGRIVDIKGLDHSIAAIAAARQQGAAVELDLIGDGPDEPRLRAFAERLGVAAAVRFCGRRPYGPELLAEVARYHLLLFTSTADETPRALFDGLAGGCGLLAFDLPFTRQVVEEIGHGAVVPRGDTAALAAELVRLHTDRAALAEWVWTAAQAAPEHTAERWYARRAAWTIEAYERDISTKRIHASGSRMATDIHS; encoded by the coding sequence ATGTACCTTGTAGTCATCAACGTGCCGTTTCGCGGCTGCGGGTCAGGTGCCGCCGAGGTCACGAGCGACTGGGCGCGCTCGCTGGAGTTGCTGCGCGACTCCTTCCACGGCCGCTTCGGTCCGATCGTCGTCGCCGCGCCCGAGTTGCCACCCGGTGACGGCCCGATCGGCTCCCAGGCGTCGCAGCGACTCGAAGCCGAGCGCGATGACATCACCTTCGTGCGCCTGGGCGATACGCGCTGGCGCGCCCGGCAGTTCTGGTGGCATCACCGCGAGATTCGCGCGAAGTGCCGTGATCTCGCGCGACAGGCAGACGTGGTACATTGCGGCATCAACAATCTGTGGCAACCCTACTCGTACTTCGGCTTCCGCGCGGCCCTGTGGGCCGGTGCCACTACCGTCTTCGTACAGGACGGGGATGCGATCGGCCGGCTCTTCGACCTCGTTGCCGGCGCCGCCTGGCATCGCCGCACTTTCACCACCCTGTATTGCCGGCTGTACTACGAGCTGACGCGCCGCGCCGTCGCGCGGGCTGATCTCAGTCTGCTTAAAGGACACGCGGTGAACGCCCGTTACGCTCAGCACGCGCGCTGTGCACGGGATTTCTACAACACTACCTTCGCTGAGGATGACATCATCGGGGCAGATGCTCTCGCGGCCAAACGCGCGCTCATTCAGCAGGAAGGCCCGATTCACTGCCTCGCGCTCGGGCGTATTGTCGACATCAAGGGGCTAGACCACTCGATCGCGGCCATCGCGGCCGCGCGACAGCAAGGTGCCGCGGTCGAGTTGGATCTGATCGGCGACGGGCCGGACGAGCCCCGCCTGCGGGCGTTCGCGGAGCGGCTGGGTGTGGCGGCGGCGGTGCGGTTCTGTGGCCGGCGGCCGTACGGCCCGGAGCTGCTCGCGGAGGTGGCGCGCTACCACCTGCTGCTGTTTACCTCAACGGCGGACGAGACGCCGCGGGCCCTGTTCGACGGGCTGGCGGGGGGGTGCGGGCTGCTGGCGTTCGACCTGCCGTTCACCCGGCAGGTGGTCGAGGAAATCGGGCACGGTGCGGTCGTGCCCCGTGGCGACACCGCAGCGCTGGCGGCGGAACTGGTGCGGCTGCACACGGACCGGGCTGCGCTTGCGGAGTGGGTTTGGACCGCGGCCCAGGCAGCACCGGAACACACGGCGGAGCGCTGGTACGCACGGCGCGCGGCGTGGACGATCGAGGCGTACGAGCGGGACATATCGACCAAGAGAATTCACGCGTCTGGCTCCCGCATGGCCACGGATATCCATTCATGA
- a CDS encoding NAD(P)-dependent oxidoreductase has product MSAPPLGFIGLGIMGAPMAAHLRRAGYTLHVFTRTRARAEPLLAAGAQWADSPAALAAHCEVLFTMVPDTPDVEAVLFGPHGAAGHLRPGSVVIDCSTICPDTTRAFAERLATQEVTLLDAPVTGGDVGAREATLTIMVGGPPVAFERVAPLLAHLGRRVVHVGPSGSGQALKACNQILCAVNMIGVCEALLLARRSGLDLSVALETLESGAGGSWAWSQLGPRIAAGEFEPAFMIGLMQKDLRIVQAAAQHLGLPLPGTALAQQLFRSVEAEPDGARRGTQAMIRALERMANLRPGANTPG; this is encoded by the coding sequence ATGTCTGCACCGCCACTCGGCTTCATCGGTCTTGGCATCATGGGCGCTCCGATGGCAGCGCATCTGCGCCGTGCCGGTTATACGCTACACGTCTTCACCCGGACCCGCGCCCGGGCGGAACCGCTGCTGGCGGCGGGGGCCCAATGGGCGGATTCGCCGGCCGCGTTGGCCGCGCACTGCGAAGTGCTCTTCACGATGGTGCCGGACACCCCGGACGTGGAGGCGGTACTGTTCGGTCCGCACGGTGCCGCTGGGCACCTGCGTCCGGGCAGCGTGGTCATCGACTGCTCAACGATCTGTCCGGACACGACCCGGGCTTTCGCCGAGCGGCTCGCCACGCAGGAGGTGACGCTGCTCGATGCGCCGGTGACGGGCGGCGATGTCGGCGCACGGGAGGCCACACTTACGATCATGGTCGGCGGTCCGCCGGTCGCGTTCGAACGGGTCGCCCCGCTGCTGGCGCACCTCGGCCGCCGCGTCGTGCACGTCGGACCCAGCGGCAGCGGCCAAGCGCTCAAGGCGTGCAACCAGATCCTGTGCGCGGTCAACATGATCGGCGTCTGCGAGGCGCTGCTGCTGGCCCGCCGCAGCGGACTCGACCTCTCCGTCGCGCTGGAGACGCTGGAATCCGGCGCCGGAGGTTCGTGGGCATGGAGTCAACTCGGGCCGCGGATCGCGGCGGGTGAGTTCGAACCGGCCTTCATGATCGGGTTGATGCAGAAGGACCTGCGGATCGTGCAGGCGGCCGCCCAGCACCTGGGGTTGCCGCTACCGGGCACGGCACTGGCGCAGCAGTTGTTTCGCAGTGTGGAGGCCGAGCCGGACGGGGCACGTCGCGGAACGCAAGCGATGATCCGGGCGCTGGAGCGGATGGCGAATCTGAGACCCGGGGCGAATACTCCAGGATGA